One stretch of Alcaligenes faecalis DNA includes these proteins:
- a CDS encoding NnrS family protein codes for MTPLTASPASTRPEWRAFLELGFRPLYLLATLWGAASIALWLYTPGWLANAAIPSLYWHAHEMLWAFIGTIAVGFLLTASATWTGQPTLRGPSLGALCLIWILARFSLLLPNGLMAALLLDALFFAIAAAELARVILIARNKRNYGIPLAMLALGLSHALFMYSLMQGQDPMPYFYSGFWTMGLITLLIARRIIPFFAMRALPGLSLPAQTRSGHWQMGLSAIAIALSLSPWRLPLAIVLAALGLIACFQWLRWKPWASRNTPLLWILYLGYAGLALGLLSAAAYEAGWILRAAWPVHIVGLAGFSVMIIGMLTRTALGHLGRPLRATPKVVLGYGFLIAACVLRLLALVPSSWSLPLLHAAGLCWILAMLNYLHQFAPMLIRPRLN; via the coding sequence ATGACTCCTTTGACTGCCTCCCCCGCCTCTACCCGCCCAGAATGGCGCGCATTCCTGGAACTGGGATTTCGTCCCCTTTATCTTTTAGCCACGCTTTGGGGCGCTGCCAGCATTGCGCTCTGGCTCTATACGCCCGGCTGGCTGGCCAATGCGGCCATCCCTTCCCTGTATTGGCATGCCCATGAAATGCTCTGGGCCTTTATCGGCACGATTGCCGTGGGCTTTTTGCTGACCGCCAGCGCTACCTGGACGGGACAGCCCACTCTGCGCGGCCCCTCGTTGGGCGCCTTGTGTCTGATCTGGATTCTGGCGCGCTTCAGCCTGCTGCTTCCCAATGGCCTGATGGCGGCATTGCTGCTCGATGCCCTCTTCTTTGCCATTGCCGCGGCTGAACTGGCCCGTGTCATTCTGATCGCCCGCAACAAGCGCAATTACGGCATTCCCCTTGCGATGCTGGCCCTGGGCCTTAGCCATGCCCTGTTCATGTACAGCCTGATGCAAGGGCAAGATCCCATGCCCTACTTCTACAGCGGCTTCTGGACCATGGGCTTGATCACCTTGCTGATTGCCCGTCGCATCATCCCCTTCTTTGCCATGCGTGCCTTGCCGGGCCTGAGCCTGCCTGCGCAAACTCGCAGCGGCCATTGGCAAATGGGTTTAAGTGCCATTGCCATTGCCTTGTCGCTTAGCCCCTGGCGTTTGCCTTTGGCCATTGTTCTGGCCGCTTTGGGCTTGATCGCCTGCTTCCAGTGGCTGCGCTGGAAGCCCTGGGCCAGCCGCAATACGCCGCTGCTATGGATTCTGTACCTGGGCTATGCCGGTCTGGCACTGGGTCTGCTCAGCGCGGCGGCCTATGAGGCAGGCTGGATTCTGCGCGCTGCCTGGCCGGTGCATATTGTGGGTCTGGCCGGTTTTAGCGTAATGATTATCGGCATGCTGACCCGTACCGCTCTGGGTCATTTGGGCCGCCCCTTGCGTGCCACACCCAAAGTGGTGCTGGGTTACGGTTTCCTGATTGCCGCCTGTGTCTTGCGTTTGCTGGCCCTGGTCCCCAGCAGCTGGAGCCTGCCTTTGCTGCATGCCGCGGGCCTGTGCTGGATTCTGGCCATGCTCAATTACCTGCATCAGTTTGCCCCCATGTTGATTCGCCCCCGACTGAACTGA
- a CDS encoding MarR family winged helix-turn-helix transcriptional regulator — MQPTSPVSEPQTLSYDVTEQIGHLLRKAGQRHTAIFQHYVGDTQLTAIQFVTLCALRDHGPSSQTELVEATAVDQATIRGIIQRLKSRDLIELAPDKDDRRKVIVELTQEGLDLLDRVIPRAHTISELTMGNLNPAERVAIVYLLRKMIDSTLDMNDKE; from the coding sequence ATGCAGCCTACCTCCCCCGTTTCTGAGCCTCAAACCTTGTCCTACGATGTCACCGAACAAATCGGCCACCTGCTGCGCAAGGCGGGCCAACGACATACGGCCATCTTTCAGCATTACGTGGGCGACACCCAGCTAACCGCTATTCAGTTCGTGACTCTCTGTGCGCTGCGCGACCACGGCCCCAGCTCGCAAACCGAGCTGGTCGAGGCCACGGCGGTCGACCAGGCCACCATACGGGGCATTATTCAGCGCCTGAAATCGCGCGATCTGATTGAACTGGCACCGGACAAGGACGACAGACGCAAGGTCATTGTGGAGCTGACCCAGGAAGGACTGGACCTGCTCGATCGCGTCATTCCCCGTGCCCATACCATCAGCGAACTGACCATGGGCAATCTGAACCCCGCAGAACGCGTGGCCATCGTCTATCTGCTACGCAAAATGATAGACAGCACCCTGGATATGAACGACAAAGAATAA
- a CDS encoding FAD-dependent monooxygenase — MEKTVKIAIVGAGLGGAAAATLLQQAGFEVEVFEQAPEFSRLGAGIHVGPNVMKIFRRMGLEKALDDMGSHPDFWFSRDGETGDYLSRIPLGEFAKKEYGASYITVHRGDMHALQIDSIKPGTVHFGKRLQNLVEREEGVLLEFADGTSVTADIVIGADGIHSKIRETLLGVEDPIYSGWVAHRALIRGENLARFADEFEDCVKWWTDDRHMMVYYTTGKRDEYYFVTGVPHPAWDFQGAYVDSSQEEMLAAFEGYHSTVQNLIKSTESITKWPLRNRNPLPLWSRGRLVMLGDACHPMKPHMAQGACMAIEDAAMLTRCLQETGLSDFRTAFDLYESNRKERATRVQSVSNANTFLRTQEDPAWVYGYDLYGQDLKSS, encoded by the coding sequence ATGGAAAAAACAGTCAAGATTGCGATTGTAGGGGCCGGTCTTGGCGGAGCCGCTGCGGCGACTCTGTTGCAGCAAGCTGGCTTTGAGGTAGAAGTATTTGAACAGGCGCCAGAATTCTCGCGTTTGGGTGCCGGTATCCACGTGGGCCCCAACGTGATGAAGATTTTCCGCCGCATGGGTCTGGAAAAAGCACTGGACGATATGGGTTCGCACCCTGATTTCTGGTTCAGCCGTGATGGCGAAACGGGCGACTACCTGTCCCGTATCCCTCTGGGTGAATTTGCCAAGAAAGAATACGGTGCGTCGTACATCACTGTGCACCGTGGCGATATGCACGCCTTGCAAATCGACAGCATCAAGCCGGGTACCGTGCACTTTGGCAAGCGTTTGCAAAACCTGGTGGAACGCGAAGAGGGCGTGCTGCTGGAATTTGCGGATGGCACCAGCGTGACCGCTGACATTGTGATTGGTGCCGATGGCATTCACTCCAAAATCCGCGAAACCCTGCTGGGCGTAGAAGACCCGATTTACAGCGGCTGGGTGGCACACCGTGCCCTGATCCGTGGCGAAAATCTGGCCCGCTTTGCCGACGAGTTCGAGGACTGTGTGAAATGGTGGACAGACGACCGTCACATGATGGTGTACTACACCACCGGCAAGCGCGATGAATACTACTTTGTGACTGGTGTGCCACATCCCGCCTGGGATTTCCAGGGTGCGTACGTAGACAGCTCGCAAGAAGAGATGCTGGCCGCATTTGAAGGCTATCATTCCACGGTTCAGAACCTGATCAAATCCACCGAAAGCATTACCAAGTGGCCCTTGCGCAACCGTAATCCACTGCCTTTGTGGAGTCGTGGTCGTCTGGTCATGTTGGGCGATGCATGTCACCCCATGAAGCCACACATGGCTCAAGGTGCTTGCATGGCCATTGAAGATGCCGCCATGTTGACTCGCTGCTTGCAAGAGACTGGCTTGTCGGATTTCCGTACCGCCTTCGACCTGTACGAAAGCAACCGCAAAGAGCGCGCGACTCGTGTTCAGTCCGTGTCCAACGCCAATACCTTCTTGCGCACGCAAGAAGATCCGGCCTGGGTTTACGGCTACGACCTGTACGGTCAGGACCTGAAGTCCAGCTAA
- a CDS encoding MFS transporter, producing MHSSIQSPTAVPAGRDGNGDLYKKIVWRLIPFLCFCYLAAYLDRINVGFAKLQMLDHLQWSETAYGLGAGLFFLGYILFEVPSNLILERVGAKLWIARIMITWGLLSGLTMFVTTPTQFYILRFVLGAAEAGFLPGVLYYLTLWFPTYRRGKIIALFMIGLPLSSVIGGPLSGWIIGHFDHMNGWRGWQWLFFLEAVPSVLLGILTFWALPNNYQSAKWLSNEEKSLLAADLAADDAEGKGVKHSFKDGFFNLKVWMLGGIDFSILLGTYSISFWMPSFIRAAGVQDPFQIGLMTAIPSLAGVVGMLMIGASSDRCRERRWHLIVPLTIGAIALVASTFVAHHAWLTVLAFTVASAVIMGAVPVFFSLPATFLKGTAAATGFALACSLANIAGLVSNSLIGWVTDLTGSGSAALWLFAGSLMVSCLLAFALPAKQVNR from the coding sequence GTGCATTCATCCATCCAAAGTCCCACGGCTGTGCCTGCAGGTCGGGACGGAAACGGAGATCTCTACAAGAAGATCGTCTGGCGTCTGATCCCATTTCTGTGCTTTTGTTATTTGGCTGCTTATCTGGACCGCATCAACGTAGGTTTCGCCAAGCTGCAAATGCTCGATCATTTGCAGTGGAGTGAAACGGCGTACGGCCTGGGTGCGGGCCTGTTCTTTCTGGGCTACATCCTGTTTGAAGTACCCAGCAACCTGATTCTGGAACGTGTGGGCGCCAAGCTGTGGATTGCCCGCATCATGATTACCTGGGGTTTGCTCTCCGGCCTGACCATGTTCGTCACCACACCGACGCAGTTCTACATTCTGCGTTTTGTCCTGGGTGCAGCAGAAGCCGGTTTCCTGCCAGGTGTGTTGTACTACCTGACCCTGTGGTTCCCCACTTACCGACGCGGCAAGATCATCGCCTTGTTCATGATTGGTTTGCCTTTGTCCAGCGTGATTGGTGGTCCTTTGTCCGGCTGGATTATCGGTCACTTTGATCACATGAACGGCTGGCGCGGTTGGCAGTGGCTGTTCTTCCTGGAGGCGGTTCCTAGTGTCTTGCTCGGTATCCTGACCTTCTGGGCCTTGCCAAACAACTATCAGTCCGCGAAGTGGCTGAGCAATGAAGAAAAGTCCCTTCTGGCCGCTGACCTGGCTGCCGACGATGCCGAAGGCAAGGGCGTCAAGCACAGCTTTAAAGATGGCTTCTTCAATCTGAAAGTATGGATGCTGGGCGGGATCGACTTCTCCATTCTGTTGGGTACGTACTCTATCAGCTTCTGGATGCCGTCCTTTATCCGTGCGGCGGGTGTGCAGGATCCTTTCCAGATTGGTTTGATGACGGCTATTCCATCGCTGGCCGGTGTGGTGGGCATGTTGATGATTGGTGCCAGCTCGGACCGTTGCCGTGAACGTCGTTGGCACCTGATCGTGCCGCTGACCATCGGTGCAATTGCCCTGGTTGCCAGTACCTTTGTGGCGCATCACGCCTGGTTGACTGTTCTGGCCTTTACCGTGGCTTCGGCCGTGATTATGGGTGCGGTACCTGTGTTCTTCAGCTTGCCAGCAACCTTCCTGAAAGGTACGGCTGCAGCAACCGGTTTTGCTCTGGCTTGCTCGCTGGCCAATATTGCCGGTCTGGTCAGCAACTCCCTGATTGGTTGGGTGACCGACCTGACAGGTTCGGGCAGCGCCGCTCTGTGGCTGTTTGCTGGTAGTCTGATGGTGAGCTGCTTGTTGGCTTTCGCCTTGCCAGCCAAACAGGTGAACCGCTAA